CTCACAATAAACATAGAATAATGTGAATATGAATTTAAATATGTAACTTTTACACTTACAGTGTGATTAACTTAAAGTCCCCGTAATTGTCACGTGCACGGAAGCTATTTTTCATTCGTGGTTTTGGACGGAATTAATATGTCATAGTAGTTGCTGAAGCCTATATCATCTCGTGCTGATCAAATCCTTGTAGCATCCCAtggatttgttgacaaacaattaAATGACCCCGTCTGTATATTGGTACAGTGTACTCAAGGACATCAAGTCAGTACACACAGTGCCATCAACTGCTAGTACAGGTAACGCAGCTAAGTAGAAGTGAACTTTCCAGGAATAATTTCAAATTGGTATATTTCCGCTGTGGAAAGTGCtgagaagagcgcccacaacgacCAGTCTTGTAGGGCCTTACGCAGTAAAATACATCGCTGAGAGAATCCTTATCGCCCCCCTTTTATGGAAAGAGATTTTAAAAAACGCCCACAACGACTGATCTTGCAGTCTAACATCAAATAAAACGTGTAGGGTGCAAAATCACAGAATAATTGTAAACATAATCCGACCCTTGTCTTACCTTCATATATATAGGAGCATGTACATATCAGTACACAACGACCTCTGTGGCGGTCAAGATAGGGAATACAGAGcctgtaacatacatgtaagtattgaACATCTCCTTTCATTATCATGATGCGAGTAATTTGATGACAAAAACGACAAAATGATATCGACgtattattttaattgtaacaCCGTGACCTGAATATGATAAGTTGCTTCTCAACAtataaattaattgaaaacCATGTACGTTGTCAGCTTCTCGTGAAAATAGTAAGAAGTGTTTAACTGTATGCAATATTATATGTGCAATGTCACTATATCATGATTTTGCAGCCATGCCCGCCTGGTTTGTTCGGGGACTTCCGAGCCATGCAGTGTTCTTCTTTCGACACAGAGTTATTCTATCTTGGTAGACAACATCACTGGAAGCCATATTATACTAGAAAAGGTAAGAATTTAGCGGCAAttaattgtgtatatatatataaaaaaagaaaagtacaTTATGAATGATATAACAATATTACATCTTCCTTTTACATCTCtgcaaaactattgcgctctgccactgcggtatagagcactgtcttagcagattgatactcaccgagttatatatatatatatatatatatatatatatatatatatatatatatatatatatatatatatatatatatatatatatatatatatatatatatatatatatatatatatataactcggtgagtatcaatctgctaagacagtgctctataccgcagtggcagagcgcaatagttttgcaGAGATGTAAAAGGAAGATGTAATATTGTTATATCATTCATAAtgtacttttctttttttcttaaattgTACCGAAAAAACAGCCCCCTCAACGGTGATCATTATTTCAACTTGTTGCTGTATTACGTATGGATACTATCATCCCTCTGattgacatatacaatgtctgatcgaaaaatgatactccagttacaactagtacagtagAATAGCATCTCATTGTTTTTGATATTTCAGAAGCAAACAGCAATCCATGTGCATTGGTGTGTTACTCTGAGGAAGAGCCATCTTTGGTGACGCAATTATCTCAAGTATTAGACGGTACGCCGTGTGAAATGAAACACCAGAAGGCAATCTGTGTGGCTGGCAAGTGTCAGGTATACTTCAAACCCCAGTCTTTTTAGTAATATTCCAATGCCAATCAAAAGAAACTTTAACACCACCATCACAAAAGTGACTGTACgcaactcgggtagattttgcCTGTTTTCATATACTCAAATGAAacattgtataattttttttataccttACACACATTTCGTTGTCGTTGTAAAATGGCACGAACCTCAGGTAGAGTTTATCactttattttctttcacaGTTTCAAACACTTGTGGGGTGAGGGGACGTGGGGACTCTCGTGAAATGATTGGAGAACGTTGGCAAATTTCATCTACGTACTATTCTTAAAAAACACTGGAATCCCAGTAAAATGGATTTTATCAACTTAACCTTCACGACCAAACGACTGGTCGTGAACAATGTCTTAGACCTCAAGTAGATTCTAGAAATCTTTTATTTAGTAAAAGCACAGGTTGAGAACCATAATCTTGTAGAATCTTGTAGGTTGAGAAACTCGGTATACGCACTTTTCACCTACTCATCTCCCTGGTAACGACCCCAATAAATTGTATCGGGACTAGAACCAGGTTCTATTGATCTACCATCCTCAACGAAAACAATGGTCAGGAACCAGATAAAATTACTAGTCCAGTGATTTTACCGACTTGTCACCCTCTTACAAAAAAACACCGGTCTGTAACTCTAGTAAAATGACTAGTTCTGTGATTTTACTGATTTTCCATTCATTAACACGAACACTGTTTTCATACAGCCCATAGGATGTGACGGTAAACTTTACTCGAACTTGAGGCTTGATCATTGTGGTGTATGTGGTGGTGATAGGAAGGCCTGTAAAACTATCAGAGGCACTTTTAAACAATCCAACATAACAAAAGGTAAGAGTACATATAGAGAAATTGTTTTCAAACTGTATCAGTTGGTATGAGATTATTGGAGTTtaatgcatacatttgcataagcTGCGTAACATTGAATGCGTGTTGATTGAGTCTAGATTCGCATGTGGCCATGTCTTACATATATTTCCATGGTACAGTATTGCATCttatattgatattgatttaCAGTACGTGTGTTTCACCTCCCACAAtgggaggttatgttatgttacgggtctgtctgtctgtctgtctgtctgtctgtctgtctgtctgtctgtctgtctgtctgtctgtctgtctgtctgcttgtttgtttgtttgtttgttgtttttgtctgtgtcatcattatGTCAAGAACAACTTGctcaaattaaacaaaattcagCATACACGTTCTTTAATGTAATTGGTGgtggcattcagtttacatctggtatttCATTGCAGGTTATACTGAAGTCGTAAGAATACCTAAAGGTGCAACTCACATCAGAATAGTAGAGAAAACCAGATATGACGACGTGTATTTAGGTGAGTTGGAAAATATTGTTGCACATGTCTTCATTACACACTGTTTTGACACTAAAGACGAACCATAAAGTCTATTTCTATTCCATTCCATCTCAACCAAAACTGTTTTATTAGGTGTGTATGTACTTTGTTGCCAGCAATTCTCTTTTATGATTTTTACCCAAGCATTGAGAAGTGGACTAGATGAGAGATTGTTTATCAATGGTTATAGGATGATAAATCCACCAACTAAGTATGAAATAGCTGGAACCACTCTCGACTATGTGAGACCAACAGAAAGGAGAAATGATACACAGGAGAATATGGTTGCACCAGGACCAACAGACCAACCACTCATGCTTATGGTAAGGGTCACATCAATATGAAGAAAGCTTTGTCCAAATGAGAGTATATAGATAGCTGAagggaggaggggagggggcGTGTCACTTTAGTGGTGGAACGTTTAATGTTCAAGGAGGGACAAGCAGACTTTGTAAGGTTTAAAATGCGGGtaaaaataattacacaaaACTTTGATTAAATCATTTTCAATAAGTGTAATTGTAAGTTTCGATTTTGGTTATAACTGGACAAATGATACATACAGGGTTGAACTGTATTTCTGAAGGGGCTCTTGTCGTAACTCTAGTATTATTTTGCAGACCagacaacaaaacatatattcactgaaaattgttaaactAAAATTAGACAAATTATGTACCTGTTAATTAGAGGctgattttatccataagtagtacagtaacaagttgaaatcaTAATTGCATAGGGGCCGTGATTGTTATGtgcggacccccccccccccccaattcaatttgtttgtatttattgcACACCACACTTTGCGTACAGCTACACAGTTTACTCACAGGTAATTCAATACATTATGAGTATCCcaattatatttaacaaaacagtttctaCAAAATATTCCAGTTTTTAGCTAGTGCAGATTTAACCAGGATCTGTTTCCAAAATAAGTCATTCTGAACTTGATTTTCTTACAGGTACTATCGATGGCACCACATAACGTACAAAACTTACATATATCGTACCAGTATGCTATATCGGAAACACAGATTAAAATTGAGGAACGTCCGACCCTTGCTGGTTTACTTCAGTATGCACCCAAACCGAGTCATGGTGAACTCAAAGAAGGTATGACATAATTGAATATACTTGAGCAACTGATAGAGCCTTTAATAGGGGGTTTGGACATGATGGAACGATGGAattatgatgtaatttattagtTACTAGTATATTTGGAAATAATACGATGCACATCATTCTTGGTTTCTGTGCTACTTTGCACTCACTTCCCCCATGCACTCTCGTGTGTGTTTATTATATTTGAGCAGTTTCTACACTAAGTCTTTGGCCTTAAAATGGGCTgccagttacagactgtgccactttCATTGAATGAATTATGTGTAGCATCTATCTACTATTTTACATTCCAGTAATTGCAGATAGATATGATGAGGCAGAGATGACACAGGATGAAGAAGATTATGATGATAATAGTGAAGACTCATTTTTCGAAATCGATGTCCAGTCAACGTTAGTACCGACACCAGACATCATGGCTCTTAGTTCTACGAGACGTGGCTATAGAAACAGAAACAATGACAAGACGAACCAAGACGACAGATCCAATTTAAGAGCAAAGTTTAATGAATCAGACATTGATAAGAAGTATTTGCCTGCGCATACGTATTATTGGGTAGCAAATGTTGCACCCTGTAGTGCCACATGTTCCTCAGGTAATTATACATGGAGAGCTTACAACCTAAATGGGAATGACACGGCTCCTTTAATATGGAAATTCTGCTCCGTACGTGGCAAAGACACAACACCTTATATGGAGGTCATAATCGTTACATGGTAAAAACTCAACTCCTTATATGGAGATTACATGAAAAGCACACCACACATTATATAGAGATACTCCTTATATGGCAAAACAGAACTCCTTATATGATTTTCCTCCTTATCTTACTCGAGTTCCTTATATGGCAATATACTAATATTCATGTCATATCACAGACATCtgtgattggtttaaagtcgtTCACCCAAAGCAAAACTTGACTTGTATTAATTGATAAGATATTTCAACTATTTGTCATTTGTACTATAATTCCATCGGCACCATTGTTTTACACACACAGGTTTGTCAGTGACATATGCTCGATGTTTTCGTAATACTGGGGAGAGCGCCAGAGAATCAGACTGTGATCCCGCTACCAGACCAGAACCCAGATTAGAACGTACTTGTGGTGGAAAACCATGTGAGGCCAGGTATgaaattttgtcattgttttccTTGAAAATCACgcactcatcatcatcatcatcatcatcatcctcaccaccaccaccaccaccacctccaccaccaccatcatcatcatcatcatcatcatcatcatcatcatcatcatcatcatcatcatcatcatcatcatcctcaccaccaacaccaacaccaccaacacctccacaactatcaccaccaccaccaccaccaccaccaccaccaccaccaacaacaacaacaacaacaacaccaacaccaacacaacCATCatcgccgccgccgccgccgccgccgccaccaccgccaccaccaccaccaccaccaccaccaccatcacttgCATATCTAACAAAACACTTGAATATTCAGATGTATCCTTATTTCACACAACTTATTTcatacaacataacacaacacataaaCATGGAATGAATGTATCCAATTGTTTGTTCTTGTAACATGTTCAGTGATTATGACACCCACTGTGGTTGTGCTACTAATAGTGACAACGTTCTAGCATTCCAACACCATGTGACATCCAAGATGTATCAACTAGAGATTGCAGtctataaatgtatacagtTACAAGTTTATCGATGAAATAAagtacttatatatatatatgtaatttattgtactctgttgtattgtaatgtattattgTAACATAAGTATtctattgtattacattgcttTGTGATgtattattattgtattgtagATGGATGGCTAGTAAATGGAGTCGGTGTTCAGTAACATGTGGCCAGGGATTGCAGTACAGAGCTGTTCGTTGTTGGAGAATGATGGCAGAAGGCTTAGATAGCTCAGTAGCCAACTCACAGTGTGATAGTGGTGAGAAACCAGAAACTACTAGACAATGCCAATCACCCGAGTGTGGTGCACTATGGCAGACTTCTGATTGGGGACAGGTTTGTATTGTACTATACATTCTAAGCATTTATTATGAAGTTCAACATGTTTAGACAcaataatgaattcaaatgaTTGATTTATAGTATGGGATTACGTATTATAGTGTGTGATTTGCATCTAAGGCATTATCATATTGTCTGCATATATAGTAATTAACAGTCtatggtattacatgtatgataggattaaatgttatcaatatagtcaacatcatatatatatatatatatatatatttcatatatatatatatatatatatatatatatatatatatatatatatatatatatatatatatatatatatatatatatatatatatatgaattgtaATACCCTAATGTGCATGAGGATATATGTAATGCTTGataacatttacataacattttttcTTAGTGTTCAAGAAAATGTGGCGGAGGTTATCGCACAAGGGAGGTTAGGTGTTCAGTGCCAGGAAGCACCAGTTGTAAACGTGAAGATAAGCCAAATTATCGACAGAGGTGCAATGAAGTGCCGTGTCAGACTCAATGGGCAGTATCGCCTTGGAGCCAGGTAAGTGTTTGCAAATTTAAGAATATGGAGTTTGGTTAATTGGTATAAGGTTATCTAGATAGTATTACCTTGGAGTTAGTAAGTCACAGTGGTATCAGACCATCTGGGTAGTATCACCTCGGAGAGGTAAGTGTCTTCAAACAGTGTATGTACAGCCCAACAACATGGAATTGGTAAGTGAATAAGACTTGCTAAGTGGTATCAGACTATCTTGAAGGTATCACGTCGGAGGTGTATTTTCAAACAGTATGTACAGCTGAAAGATATGGAGTTGGTAAGTTGTATCAAACTACAGTATCATGCTCAGCTTAGAGTTGCATTTGTTAAGTGGTATGAGTCGAGCTGAGCAGTATGACCTTGGAGTGAGGTGAGTGCTTTCAAATAATATGGGTATCAGACAGTAAGGACAGTGCAACAACATGTAGTGGGTAAGTGGTACCAGACTGTCTGGACAGTATCACCTGTCGAGTGAGATAAAGATGtgacattacaatgtaaactgCAACTTTTCCTTTTCAAAACGAAACGTTTTAACAAAAAACCCTATTAATTTCGGGTCCTCAGACATAATCATAGCTTGAACATAATACAGACTCAAGTGAAcatgaaaattcaaaattttgcaTTCAGATCACTTTTGATTTTATGACAGGCAGCACAGGATGCTTAAAATGCTTAAATGgtcaaataattttgttttacagTGTACAGAGCCATGCACTATTATATCACGTGCCCTTTACTGCGTGGACCTGAAAGGCGACAGTATGGAACTGGATGCATGTGATCCAAGTAAAGAAATACCACATACAGTTGAACTGTGTGGTGACAATTGTGATCCTACGTGGGTTCCACACGATTGGGATGCAGTAAGTATCCTGGAACACCAACTCGTCTGTTTTTGGCTTTGTTCATTTATATTGCTATCAAAATTGCTGAAAATTGGAGAgagaaataaatcattattaatAGCTTATGCAAGCCTTGGAAGTCAATTGACTTTTAGCATACATAATTTGACAATGTACCAAGAGTATGAGCAAAACCAAAAATAGATTAGCATGTCTTGCTGTGTACCTCTGTGTGTGTCATGGTTATTTGATACCCACTGACATGACTGAGCTTGTGATGCCAGGtgaaacctcagaccactatagaaaacaGATATGCAATGCGTATTGTTTGTAGGTGTGAATCGCCGGATTTAAGAAGTCAATGATTGCCTTGCTCAACACTCACAGTGTCCTCCTGACTCTTGTTTTGAGCCATCTCGTTCCGAAGTTTGCCGATTGCCCGCTTTTCGTGCATGTTCGTAATTGCCGATTTGCACTCCGGGTATCCTTTTGGTATATTCGAGACAGATGTCATTTTATAGGTAGTCAATGTTTCCACATTTTAGGTAAATTACAGCTGTTTGAATATTCCCCTATTTTTGACACGACtgtatgcatttataatgagcACTTCCTCAGTACTATTCAGTAAAACTGGACAATATAGCAGAAAATGGAAGTAGTAATCGAATTTCTTGAAATATGGTCTCTCAAGGCATTCTTGTTGTATGTTGGGAGAATGTTTCGATCATTTGCAAATTCATGTTCGAAGTCAATATGGCATCCATAGCCGATGATATAGTCCTGTTCGAATCTGTAGCACTTGGATGATGATGACCACGTGCACCTGAGAGGTGTTACAGAATGAGACATTCCTATGTTGCACGTCTCAAGTTTATAGTCATGCTTATGTGTGTATTGTAATGGGCCTGTGTTATGAAATAATGTACTTGTAATGATCAACATCTTCAAAATCAGACAAGTGTGGCATTTCGGCAGAAGACATTGTTCGTTTGTATCTGTAGCAATGTCAGTGAACTTTGACCGTGTATGACGTCACATATCACGTTCAGATCATGGTCTCGTGACAGCTGGGCAGGTCTCGTTTCACAGGGTATATAAAATCAGGACCTACGTCACACTGACGGTGATGGTGCTTCATATATTACAGAGCTAATCCCAACTTCAAACAGAGGCAATCCTAATTACGATCATAGACATTGGAatctctccaatgtctatggtaCGATGGAAATCGCTGTGTTATTTGCgatgcatatatttttttctatagtggtctgaggtaaaaactaaatttgtaGTAGAAATGTTGACCAAATGTTAACGGTACAATTTTTGTTTAGATTATTCAAGATAGAAAGCAACTCTTTGGAAGTCCTAAATGAGTAAATGTTATTTTGAATTCCCCGCTATTTTACACCTGTCCTAGGAAGGGTACAAACAATGTATCCTCATATCCTCTTCTGATTCAAACATTGAAAGCAAAACAATATTACATCAACTGTGTAGCACTAACAGctttaatttgtcattattttccacCAGTGTACCTCAAATTGTGGTATTAAGAGGCGAAATATTGTATGTGCTGGTCTACGTAATGGTAAAGTTAAAAATTTTAATAACTCAGCATGTGATGTAGTAACTAAACCAGATGAGACAGCTGACTGTAGAGAAGGGCCATGTGAAGACCAGCCAAAGTGGTTTTCAACAGAATGGTCACAGGTAAGAGGAGATCTCATGCATATTGCAAAAGGGTAGGGTACACAAAAGTGTCGTCATATCCTCTTGTATTCTTCATGATGTTCATAATGTATTAAAAGGAATGTGTGGGTTGGGGACAAATGGACTCGCTTGCTTGCTTTCTTTCTCCtatgctgtctgtctgtctgtctgtctgtctgtctgtctgtctgtctgtctgtctgtctgtctgtctgcctgcctgcctgcgtgcgtccgtccgtctgtgtgtgtgtgtgtgtgtgtgtgtgtgtgtgtgtctgtctgtctgtctgtctgtctgtctgtctgtctgtctgtctgtctgtctctgtttgtttgtttgtctccgTTAATATTGTTAATGTGTTGTTACAGTGTTCTACAAGTTGTGGTAAAGGTGTGCGGACTAGGGAGGTAACCTGTTATCTGAACAATGTCCCTACCCGTGGTTGTAGTGAGAATGCCAAGCCAATAACTGAAGAACAATGCGACACACCTAGCTGTTCCAATGAAGCACCAGGTAAGATAATTAAAGACAGACATTATCAATAATCTGGTAGCGAGTGCCAAAAGTTGTTAGAATCCTTCCTTAATTCTAATACATGTCATTTTCTGAAAGTTTGTACAGTTCAGGTATCCTGGAAAAATTCTCTTACAGATTTTATTAAGGTAATATCAGGCTTAAAGGCTTGAATATGGTTATGTGGACATCTCATTTTTTAAGGCGTATGAACTGTAccatatgcatatattatagATATTATTGACAACTGTGGAAGGAGAGGGGCTGTCATTCTTGATGCATGGCTATACCCCTCAAAAGGAATCCCTCTGAGTTTACTCAGATCtcaaattctatataatttTGTTCTTCTTGTAATTTTctacacatttatttatacataaaacaaacagtttcCTTCTGTGTTGTTTGGGTATCATTTAAAATTGGGTATATAGATCAGTAACATTTCCAACTTGTTTGAAATGTTGACCCATCTTTCCCATTGCCCTGCAATAGTAAACTGTATTATTACCTGAATTTGTAGGCTAGCATTAACCAAATTAATCTAAcgcattttcttttctttttttctcctCCATTACCTTCTTTTGTATGGTTGCCATGATATCCAACACAGCTGAAGATTGTCAGAATGACCCAACAGCTAATTGTAAACTAGCAGTGCAGTTAGCACTGTGTAAGCACTGGTATTATAAGAGGGCCTGTTGTCATTCTTGCAAAGGCCAATCACCAGACAGACGTTGAACACAGTGATAAACATTGTACCGACTACAAATGGTCTGTCTTATCACGTTGTTCATAGTAAGCACTTTCACAACTCAGCCTTTTGAAATAGTTGTAGTCATATGTAAAACATGCCCGATGTAAGTTTTGAGTTTGATAATTGTCTCCATGACAGTCATGTACTTCAAAATTGAGTTAAATACCACTTGATCAGAATCGTCTTTGCTTTTTGCAACCATCCAGCAGATTCAATACTTTGTAGTGATTCTCTTCTTCTTGTTAACATTCATCATGACCAACCAAGTTGTTTTTTGACAGAGTTGTTTACTACTGCCTTGTAGAATGTTTAGTTTGAAGGTAACCCATGATTTctatttaaaataatttcatcTATTTTATGTactgtttattttaacattatttgaggaaagattattattatatagaaATACGTTTATTAATAATTAGACCACATCTGGCAAGGCCTAGAGGGTGCTATGAATTGTATTTGTGCATGTGCCTCCATCTCTCGGTGTCTAATTCCTTTGagtaaatttcattcaaacatggcacaaaggtgacataatGTATGCTGTATACCCGTCACTTTGATTGGCTACTTTTCAAATTTGACTGAAGGACAACCATATTTATCCTAAACTTTATCAATTATAAATTAGCTCAGGAAGTATAATCCATAGAGATTCCAATCAAGTATCCATGTCATCATCATGAGATCTTTCTTCTAGTTCTGTTACATTTTACCTTGACCTTGATTGTCAAGGTCAAACTCAATTCTATTTCTGGCGTATCTGGATATGATACAAATAGCACTTGCATACAAAATAGCGTGAATTTCTGACTAGATTTAGTGACACCTAAATAGGCTTACCTTTGTTTAAGGTTACTAGATGACATAAGATATAAACTTTGATCATGACTCAAGTAAGTTTATTATTGGTGCTGATGTGATATCAATTTCCAGAGCATGACAGTCAAGTTGCCCTACTAGTACAATAACCTTTGAACTTAAATATATAAATGCCAAGTTCAAATGTCAACATCCTCCATATTACGAAATGTATTTTAGGTGATAATAGCTCATTGAACCTGGCCTTCATTGCTTTTTACAAAACTGAAAGTATATTACTAACATGTTTTATAAATGCATATTACCAGGTACTATGTTCTTTTTGAACACACTTGTCGAATATCATGATCCTGGCTTTCAGGgcatttgcaaataaaatgtgcATGTAGTTGTTGGATAATTAAAGACACTAAGCCCATATACATAAACGGTGTGTAAGTGTGTAGTGCTCATTTTGTTTGTCTCAACTCTCAATaaaccacacacacattcatataaTGTGTAGTTGGGATCAGTGTCTTCCTAGCAGCTTAAGACCTTTATACTTTTCACCTAGCTGTTAAAAGACATGAAACCTGTCAAATAGGTGATATTCCTTTCAGCAGCCATATTTATCAAACTATATATGTTCTGAGACTGCAAGTCAGATTACTTTTACGTCTGTTTGTTTACTTTAAGTGAAAGCCATTTAGATGTGTTGATGGTGGGAAAAATATCTAAAATTCTCTTTTTagtgaatattttgttgttgttttttttgtcaaagtttATATTTTCTACCACATATTGTAAACTGCAAGTCAGATTACTTTTAATGCATGTAgtgtatgtatagtgtataCACCTTGGTGAAGTCTGTTCAGATTTCATCTTATCAAGATGTAACCTATGTGATATGGATAATTTGGTGAGTTTTCTTTGACTAAGAAATATTTTCTACTTCTTATGAAATTGCGAGACAGGTTGCCATGATACGTTGTATACACATACTTAGATTAGTTATATTTGAAAGTCTTTTTATATCGAATAAAATCAGTAATGCCTACTTTGGTTGGTCAAACACATTTATAATGAGTGACGTGAGGTGTGAAGTGTAAAGTGCAGCGGTCGTTCGGGGTCCCACGCTTCGAAAACAAAGCCGGTAATTATTAAGGACGACCAAAAAAAAGGTTTCTGAGTAGATATTTTAAATGGTTTATGAAGGCCTTTGCCCACAAATGAACTCTGGTGTCACGCAAATATACCAAATTTTAACACGTGGTCTGCACATGTGATGGATAATTATAGCTTGCATAGGCATCGTGATATTGCAGCTAATCCGGAGGTATCCGCATATCATGCTAGAGTTCCCGTGAAAACTCCAAATTTGTATCTCTATCACTGATGTTTAGACCtacaattatttttcattgaaaGGTATGACC
The nucleotide sequence above comes from Glandiceps talaboti chromosome 10, keGlaTala1.1, whole genome shotgun sequence. Encoded proteins:
- the LOC144440956 gene encoding ADAMTS-like protein 2, coding for MERRSFLRVCLIHLSLYCLWTNQAAGQFGEEWITSKETSDIEKTNTEYYWSTWSVWKECSRPCDIGASFRERTCLQTGSMYISVHNDLCGGQDREYRACNIHPCPPGLFGDFRAMQCSSFDTELFYLGRQHHWKPYYTRKEANSNPCALVCYSEEEPSLVTQLSQVLDGTPCEMKHQKAICVAGKCQPIGCDGKLYSNLRLDHCGVCGGDRKACKTIRGTFKQSNITKGYTEVVRIPKGATHIRIVEKTRYDDVYLALRSGLDERLFINGYRMINPPTKYEIAGTTLDYVRPTERRNDTQENMVAPGPTDQPLMLMVLSMAPHNVQNLHISYQYAISETQIKIEERPTLAGLLQYAPKPSHGELKEVIADRYDEAEMTQDEEDYDDNSEDSFFEIDVQSTLVPTPDIMALSSTRRGYRNRNNDKTNQDDRSNLRAKFNESDIDKKYLPAHTYYWVANVAPCSATCSSGLSVTYARCFRNTGESARESDCDPATRPEPRLERTCGGKPCEARWMASKWSRCSVTCGQGLQYRAVRCWRMMAEGLDSSVANSQCDSGEKPETTRQCQSPECGALWQTSDWGQCSRKCGGGYRTREVRCSVPGSTSCKREDKPNYRQRCNEVPCQTQWAVSPWSQCTEPCTIISRALYCVDLKGDSMELDACDPSKEIPHTVELCGDNCDPTWVPHDWDACTSNCGIKRRNIVCAGLRNGKVKNFNNSACDVVTKPDETADCREGPCEDQPKWFSTEWSQCSTSCGKGVRTREVTCYLNNVPTRGCSENAKPITEEQCDTPSCSNEAPAEDCQNDPTANCKLAVQLALCKHWYYKRACCHSCKGQSPDRR